The following are encoded together in the Ktedonobacterales bacterium genome:
- a CDS encoding DEAD/DEAH box helicase, translating to MADDLIEAFASEYPFALDPFQREAISHLAAGRSVLVAAPTGTGKALEATTPVLTPTGWKAIGDLRIGDLVIGANGQPVKVTGSYPQGKRPAYRVTFTDRVSVVCDLDHLWAVNTKSRQHDKLPWRVLTLRQILAEGLTDGLGRRHFIPLVKPVEFPKSEPADEERLVAAVRQRAGLTQRALSRRLGVSQGYVAHRETGRRTATAEYQRAVAEAVATIPQRHLHPYLLGLLLGDGGFSTSALHFTSADHELIESVRTLLPEGATLRKVMGSPYDWYILSSQPGTRNPAVAELRSLGLMGHRAEGKFIPHVYKFAPATERLALLQGLLDSDGSVGISGADLEYTTVSATLAEDVAFLVRSLGGRTRIRQKSTGFQKAYRQNIILPAGITPFALQRKAERYQARLRHNPCRAIAAIEPQGEAEMVCISVDAPDGLYVIDGFVVTHNTVVAEYGIWMAHNQGKRVIYTAPLKALSNQKFRDLRARYGPQMVGLVTGDIVERNQAPILVMTTEIYRNMLLEEEARDEYGARSDHSSGSEDTTPSDPADTFNEGARAEAAAGTPEQQPFIARLNPELNDVGCVIFDELHYLSDPERGPVWEEAIIHSPKHVPLIGLSATVSNADELAIWISRVHRPISLVLHTERAIPLDHYYYLDGRLHLVMNAEGRRVERFPKIGGEAKRRRERGEARVYTFGGESKGQSRSPATDGASARPGSAAPGQPAATAGRPNADREAPEPGEILAALRQADLLPCLYFLPGRRIVEESASSAAGHLLTTPEEQTLLREEVNAWLEVLPAEDRELEQVQRLTALLPRGLAYHHAGLLPGLKVLVETLFQRGRLRAVFATDTLALGINMPARSVVVGSLSKFDGVGMRLLTPNEYQQLTGRAGRRGMDERGAAIIPYSPWEPFEQSFAALTGALLPVNSAFSMRYNSVLNLWRGGDIRRLRRDVAASFREFQRYSHRLLYEERLANQELPPLAAEDQALIEALAAEDASRGRRARRERKKAPPERERYRALSRAGAAELNGIISVLRSLSYIDPHDRLTIKGRLLRSIFHPAGILFTEMIQAIPLERLHASELAELASWFAFDDDRPVRNRSTLWRHLALLRREVYRVIGSVQMNEIDLGLDVSPGINDAFHGVALHWWRGASLASLQRHIDLAEGDLLVILNQTIDLLQQVQGAVGQVLDEKRLWQTGDTQNEADRIRAVQIQAARQSLEELRPRLGAAARGLIRGIVLQSRTVPSMAVQVADESVPLDMEEDEDKRDLRADIPEEYP from the coding sequence GTGGCTGACGACCTGATAGAAGCTTTTGCCAGCGAATATCCTTTTGCGCTCGATCCCTTCCAACGCGAAGCAATTTCCCATCTGGCAGCGGGCCGCTCGGTGCTGGTGGCCGCGCCCACGGGAACAGGAAAAGCGCTTGAGGCTACTACTCCAGTACTCACTCCGACAGGCTGGAAGGCGATAGGCGACCTTCGCATTGGTGATCTCGTTATTGGCGCAAACGGGCAGCCGGTGAAAGTGACCGGCAGCTATCCACAAGGTAAACGCCCTGCTTATCGTGTTACCTTCACCGATAGGGTTTCAGTTGTTTGCGATCTGGATCATCTTTGGGCTGTCAATACGAAGTCCCGCCAACACGACAAACTCCCCTGGCGAGTACTGACCCTGCGACAGATTTTGGCCGAAGGATTGACCGACGGGTTAGGAAGACGACACTTCATTCCCCTGGTGAAACCGGTTGAGTTCCCTAAATCGGAGCCAGCCGATGAAGAGAGACTGGTAGCAGCGGTCAGGCAGCGGGCTGGTCTGACGCAGCGCGCACTCTCCAGACGCCTCGGAGTATCCCAGGGGTACGTTGCTCATCGTGAGACAGGGCGCAGAACTGCCACAGCAGAGTACCAGCGTGCTGTTGCTGAAGCGGTAGCCACCATTCCCCAGCGACACCTCCATCCCTATCTGCTAGGATTACTCCTCGGCGATGGCGGATTTTCAACAAGCGCGCTGCACTTCACATCGGCTGATCATGAGCTGATCGAATCAGTACGCACATTACTTCCCGAAGGCGCTACCCTACGAAAAGTAATGGGTAGCCCTTATGATTGGTATATCCTCAGCAGCCAGCCAGGCACGCGCAACCCAGCAGTAGCGGAACTGCGCAGCCTTGGTCTCATGGGCCACCGCGCCGAGGGTAAGTTCATCCCTCATGTGTACAAATTTGCCCCAGCCACCGAGCGCCTGGCTCTTCTTCAGGGCTTGCTCGATAGTGATGGGAGCGTTGGGATAAGTGGAGCTGACCTGGAGTATACAACGGTCTCTGCTACTTTGGCAGAAGATGTCGCTTTTCTCGTTCGGTCCCTGGGCGGGCGCACACGGATTCGTCAGAAGTCCACTGGTTTTCAGAAAGCCTATCGCCAGAACATTATCCTCCCTGCTGGAATTACTCCATTTGCATTGCAACGTAAAGCAGAGCGATACCAGGCTCGCCTGCGACATAACCCTTGCCGTGCTATCGCAGCCATAGAGCCACAAGGTGAAGCAGAGATGGTTTGCATCTCTGTTGACGCGCCCGATGGTCTCTATGTAATTGATGGATTTGTCGTGACCCATAATACTGTTGTCGCCGAATATGGCATCTGGATGGCGCACAATCAAGGCAAGCGCGTGATCTATACCGCGCCGCTGAAAGCCCTCTCTAACCAGAAGTTCCGCGATCTCCGCGCCCGTTATGGTCCGCAGATGGTCGGCCTGGTCACTGGCGACATCGTAGAACGCAATCAAGCCCCCATCCTGGTCATGACCACCGAAATCTATCGCAATATGCTGCTGGAGGAGGAGGCCCGCGACGAGTACGGCGCGCGGAGCGATCACAGCAGCGGGTCAGAGGACACGACGCCTTCTGACCCGGCAGATACCTTCAATGAAGGGGCGCGAGCCGAAGCAGCGGCAGGAACGCCTGAGCAGCAGCCCTTCATCGCTCGCCTTAATCCTGAACTGAACGATGTGGGCTGCGTCATCTTCGATGAACTGCACTACTTGAGCGACCCTGAGCGCGGGCCGGTCTGGGAAGAAGCCATCATCCACTCGCCCAAACATGTGCCGCTGATCGGCCTTTCGGCCACTGTCAGCAACGCCGATGAACTGGCGATCTGGATCAGCCGCGTGCATCGGCCCATCAGCCTGGTCCTGCACACCGAGCGCGCCATCCCCCTCGATCATTATTACTACCTGGATGGGCGGCTGCATCTGGTGATGAACGCCGAGGGCAGGCGCGTGGAACGCTTCCCCAAAATTGGCGGCGAAGCCAAACGCCGCCGCGAACGCGGCGAAGCGCGCGTCTATACCTTTGGCGGCGAAAGCAAAGGCCAGAGCCGTTCGCCCGCGACAGACGGGGCATCTGCCCGGCCTGGGAGCGCCGCGCCCGGCCAGCCAGCCGCCACTGCGGGCCGACCCAACGCTGACCGCGAAGCGCCCGAACCGGGCGAAATCCTGGCCGCCTTGCGCCAGGCCGATCTCCTCCCCTGCCTCTATTTTCTGCCGGGGCGGCGCATCGTCGAAGAAAGCGCCAGCAGCGCCGCAGGCCACCTGCTGACCACGCCGGAAGAACAAACCCTGCTGCGCGAAGAGGTGAACGCCTGGCTGGAGGTGCTGCCAGCCGAAGACCGCGAACTGGAGCAGGTCCAGCGGCTCACCGCGCTGCTGCCGCGCGGCCTGGCCTATCACCACGCGGGATTACTGCCCGGACTGAAAGTGCTGGTCGAAACGCTCTTTCAGCGCGGGCGCCTGCGCGCCGTCTTCGCCACTGACACCCTGGCGCTGGGCATCAACATGCCCGCGCGCTCCGTCGTGGTGGGCAGCCTCAGCAAATTTGATGGCGTCGGCATGCGCCTGCTCACCCCCAACGAATACCAGCAGCTTACCGGGCGCGCGGGCCGACGCGGCATGGACGAGCGCGGCGCGGCCATCATCCCCTACTCGCCCTGGGAGCCATTCGAGCAATCGTTTGCGGCCCTCACCGGCGCGCTCTTGCCGGTCAACAGCGCCTTCAGTATGCGCTATAACTCCGTCCTGAACCTCTGGCGCGGTGGCGACATCCGCCGCCTGCGCCGCGATGTCGCCGCCAGTTTCCGCGAGTTTCAGCGTTATAGCCATCGCCTGCTCTACGAAGAGCGCCTGGCAAACCAGGAACTCCCCCCCCTGGCTGCCGAGGATCAGGCGCTTATAGAGGCGCTGGCGGCTGAAGACGCCAGCCGGGGCCGCCGCGCCCGGCGCGAACGCAAAAAAGCGCCGCCAGAGCGCGAGCGTTACCGCGCGCTCAGCCGGGCAGGCGCCGCCGAACTCAACGGCATCATCAGCGTCCTGCGCTCGCTCAGCTACATAGACCCCCATGATCGGCTCACCATCAAGGGGCGCTTGCTGCGCAGCATCTTTCACCCCGCCGGTATTCTGTTTACCGAAATGATTCAGGCGATCCCGCTGGAACGTCTCCATGCCTCCGAACTGGCCGAACTGGCAAGCTGGTTTGCCTTCGACGATGACCGCCCGGTGCGCAACCGCAGCACCCTCTGGCGGCATCTCGCCTTGCTGCGCCGCGAGGTCTATCGGGTTATTGGCAGCGTGCAGATGAATGAGATTGATCTGGGTCTGGATGTCAGCCCCGGCATCAACGACGCCTTTCATGGCGTCGCGCTGCATTGGTGGCGGGGCGCTTCGCTTGCCAGCCTGCAACGGCACATTGATCTGGCCGAGGGCGATCTGCTGGTCATCCTCAACCAGACCATTGACTTGCTCCAACAGGTGCAAGGCGCTGTCGGCCAGGTGCTTGACGAAAAGCGCCTCTGGCAAACCGGCGACACACAAAACGAAGCCGACCGCATCCGCGCTGTGCAGATTCAGGCGGCGCGCCAGAGCCTGGAGGAGCTTCGCCCAAGATTGGGCGCGGCTGCCAGGGGCTTGATACGCGGCATCGTTCTCCAGAGCCGCACCGTACCTTCGATGGCTGTGCAGGTAGCTGACGAAAGCGTGCCGCTCGATATGGAAGAGGACGAGGACAAACGCGACCTGCGCGCTGATATTCCAGAGGAGTACCCGTAG